CTAGGAAGTCATTTCCACCCGGGGGGCGGGATGGGGGGTTAAATTAACTCGACGGGCTTAACGACGCAATTGTTGTGCTTTTGGTGCCCCTTCAACTGCCCGgcattaaatgtaattatttcgCACCCGTACTTGTGTTTTATTCAACTATTTCTTTTACCTAGGCTTCAaaccttttgttgttgttttgtttatggCTGGTTGgccagttgttgtttttaaacacAGATTTTGTTTTCGAAAAGCGCGCCACGCTCGAAacacttgtttttttcttgcaGAAAGAGAGCTGCGTCagatattacgtatacgacgTGTAGTACACTTAAGAGCATCCACAAGAAATCAGCTGGTTGGgccagaaagagagggggcgGTGGCGGTACGGTGAGTGAGCGGGCGAGCGAATAGCTGGGCGATTGTAATTCACTGAACGGCTGTTCAAAAAACACTGACAAAACCTCTGAAAAGCCGATGGTCGTCGCTCGGCGCTTCAGCTGTTTGCGTCGGCAGTAAAACAGAAAGAGAGCGAGCGGCGagggagcgaaagagagggagcAGGCGAGCGGAAAGAGATGGGGCTAGAGGCCCCAATCGCCAGGCAAAACTGGCTGATAAAAGCGAGTAGATAGCGCAGGGCAAGTGCGCTGTCGCTATCGCTGTcggcgctgttgttgttgttctcttGGCCAGCTGAGAGCGGCAGCTTCTTAATTGATCCGCTAACACACCTGTGGTATTCAAACGACATCTTCCGCCTGACGGCGCCAATTCGTTGGGGCCCTGAATCACAGCTTTTGTCGCGACTTTTGctctatttaaagaattttattgaTCAGCGCTTATCACTGCGATTGGTGTGACCAAATCGATGTGGAAGTGGTGCGGAGTGGCCAgcgtttaatataaaaatacaaaataaataattactttcaaaatataagcaatttttaaagatcataATATACATTAACAATATAGGAggctagaaaaaatatttaagaagtaTTCTAGTGTCATTCCTTAAAACCGCGTTTGAAAACTCAACagtaactttaaatattttactattgCTACGaactataactattaaaaacgTTATTTTCGAATGTCTCCTCTACGAGTATATCAGTTCTTTAAAGCTATTTTGGCTcttgaaaaagccaaaaatatcCGGTTAtcaaagtcaaataaaatgtatagatTAAATAAAGTGTTCTTGCTAGATATTGGTGATTAGAATATAAATAAGTTACTAAGCGGCATAGCTTACAGAACTAACCATAATCTCGTTTTATTGTAATACTACACATCGCTAGCCtttattatcaaaaaaatatagtctGATGAATAATGAATTTCCTATATTGTCAGTTTAATTTCCCAGGAAACCTGGCGCTGAGTCTTAAATCCATTTGCGGTGATTACCAAATCGACCGGCATTTCCGGAGCTTTCCTGGAGCCcctaaaaagaaaatagacGTTAAATCATGCGAGTACAATAGCATAGCGGGTGCAAAGCAATTTGATCCATAAAGTGAATTACACTAAATTAATCGCGATAATATCCGGCCAATAAATCGAGTTCTTATCGCtgacatttatatattttatgctcAGCCCTTGATATATGAAAGGACTCGAtggttttaaatgttaaagttCGCTGAAAGATAGACAAGACAGATAAATCATACAAGCGTGACATTTACAGATTAGTTATCgcttttattaatattcccatttgacttaaattaaattatgtaaatatatatttatatatagatGTGTATATATCATTAGCATACAATTAGATTTACGTCTTTAGAGTTGCTCTGCCTGCTTTCCATTGCATTCTAGATACACTTTGTATTTTCCCTACGCGAATTTCTATATAAAACCTGATAGCCAAtgcataattaataatttcttataaattaatgccgaatgctaaaaaaaatttcgtctaataaaattaactatAATTCGTATTTGATCCTTGAATTCAGAAAAGGCCATTCTTCAACTCCAGGACAAAGCGGGCGAGGGGGTTAGGAAAGGATTGAGGATGGGTCTTGAGTGGTTTTTCGATGAACTAAATGGAACCCAAAGGTGATAAGTCAATCAAAGCTGTGGACGGATATGCATTGTACAATACAATTAGACGATGAATGGGTTAACATTAAATCAAAAGCAGTCGGAACCAAAACAAATTCTTCTTTGTCAGTTGATCTGTAAAACTTTCTAAATCTTCccctatttttgtttttcctgggCCTTGAGTATCTTTCGTACCTATTTTGTGTTCTTTCTGTATTAACTCTATTTcggtttgttttcgtttttcatttttagttGCTTGTTTGGCTTATACATTTGTCGAAAATCCGTAAAATCGCtccaaaacttgtttttttgtgttttctctGTGATCTAACTTTGTCGCTAATAaagttgtttttggttttattttggtatttcTCTCTCTAGCTCTCTGTCTGTGTtcctataatttttaaatatataggtATTTCGGGGTATCTGAGCGATTGACTTCGACTATCATTGAGTTAGTCTTAGTGTGTCTTAGCCAAGCGAATCGTCTCCATCCACATAATCGTCCGCTATTCTTCCCAAAACGAAATCAAAGATCTCAAATGGCTTGATGCAAATACACATTTACGAATTAGCATAGTCGAAAACGGTTGAAGGTTTAACTCTGAATTTGCTTAACCATTTCCAGACAGAGATATCTCGGGCGTGGCTACAAAGGGGATTGTTAACTATTTGGGTTACAAAAGTATAGGTTTTCTTTGCTCAATAGCTTCTGCATTGTTccatgatttattttaataattctaaATGATCTCGCCCCCTTGAAAACTTTCCCGACTACGACTCTGACCCATCCCAGGCTAATCTAGTCGCATGGCACTCTGTTATCGGGAAGCGCTGCCAATGGCACAACTTATACACGTTTCTATGGGTTTTAATGACAAAACCGGCGTGCCAGCGTACCCCAGTTTTAAGTGGCAGAAAACGACGGATTCCCTCAGTTTACACAAACACCTCGGGCCTTAAAACCGGGCTATCTTTAGGACAGACGTTCCGACACTAATCAAATGATAAGCGGCGATATGGTGAGATGGTAAAACACATGGTAAAatgtctttaaattaaaaaaaagtcgtAGTAATCGAAACATTGTAATCTGATAATCAGTTTTTGTGTCTTATGCGAGTGCGGAAATAAAAAGTGttgaatatttttgggttCTAGCCAACTACAGCGTTTATGccatgtatgtacatatgggATGTCTACATGTTATTTCGTATCtcgatttcctaagttatctGTATCTGCCTGCCTGACCTCAGACCACACTAGAGCTGGAAAGAAAGGTATGTGTTTACATTGATTTCATGCCACAATTATGCgctttttgacaattttacTTGTGAATACTCATTGGCTTAAGATAGTTAATTACTATGGCAGCCATATAATATCGTTAACAAATTTTAAGCTAATTGGATTGGCGTTAAATGTTGCTGATCCACCTGCTGGATGAGAAGATTTTAATTGGCTGAACGTATCTTTCTAATTAAAACTTGTTCTTCAactgattttgattttatatttatgagtTATCCGATGTTATAGCATTTGAAATGTGAAAATAATAAGTCGATATTTAACGGGTTCTATTGGGATTATTTTTCGATTGGAAGATAATATTGATTTTGAAATGTATACTTAAATCATGAGTTTATTATTATCTTCGGTTTGGGTCAGGCAGCATGGGTATACATGGGTATTTAAGTACATAATCTTGGGGCAAAAGGAAGATTTCTGTGATATTTCGATGCGCACATACACGGAGACACACACGAGCGCAGTGCTCACTAATACTAATATACATATGCTATACAGTTACTGGAATGCATTCATTAGCGATTTAGTTTATCGATTCTGGGGCTTCTTttgtttcatttcgttttggtttttatgaaaaaatatgttcTTATTTGTTCTTACAATCTACAATTATCCATTGCTCTAAATatgtttggttttggtttgtaaaatatacatacatatacaatatacatatatagataGATCCTTATGTTCAGTTGTAGATATACACACTCGCATGTGCTAGAAAAGGTTTTCTCCACTTGGATagatatacacatatataagAGCTGCTTGATCATAGCAATCGTAATTTACAGTTGAGTGGGTTAACTTTAGAACTAAAATTATAGTTCAGCTACAGAAAAAACCAAGGAGATCGATCGAACTGGCAATGATATGGTAAAGAGTATATATAGATCCGTAGTGTTAGTTAACTTGTGGCGAAATCAAAGTGTTCACTTAAGATTCGTGTCTGAGAGAGGAACATAATTACAAATGAGCCTGAAGAGCTAAATGGTGAGAGGATCTCCTCTATCGGTGCGAGTGCAGGTTGCCCTCCACCCACTTGTAGAGCGATGTCTGCGACCGGGCCACCCACTCCACGTTGGAGGCCACGCTGCTCAAGGTCATGTTCAGCACCGACATCCCTTGACCTCGACCGAAGCGATGAACCAGCGATTTGAGCTGCAAAAGGACAAGTTAATCaaaataatggtatttttattttgtttatcaaTACACACCTCATCGTAGTCGAACTTGGTGGCCCCATATTGGGTGATGGCCGATATGACCTTGGCGAAACTGATCGTTCCAGGTCCGAGTCGCTTCTCCAGCTCGAACCACTTGGCCTGAAGGAAGCGACAGGCCATGGCTCCACCTGTCGGCGTGCCGGCAATGGCCTTGAGCACCTGCACCACCTCCTCGGTGGGCAGCATTGTCACGTGCGAAAGCAGGCGATTCTGCAGCCAAGCGTCCTTGGTCCTTCCCAAGGCTCGGAGCAACTGCATCCGCTCCACAAATGTCTCCGAGGTGCGCTGCAGGTTGACGAATCGTTCCCAGCAGTGCTGCCAGTAGATGTACTCCCCGGACAGAATAGAGCCGGTATAAACCACCTGATGGAGGGTTTAAGTGTTATTATGGGTGTGTTATCAAGTAAGGAGAAATCTCGGCATTACTAACCTCTCTAAGATTTGGCTGAATGGCGGAACCATTGTAGTATAGATACTGATTTAGCATGTTCTTCGCCTTGGTTATGCTATCAATATCCTCCCAAAGAACTGAGGCCAAAAGCACCTCGGGTCGCagtaatcttaaaaaaaaataatcgtttAAAGTAATAACTTTTGGGTTTATCTACAAAACTATCTCACCTCGTGGCCACATCACCGTCATCCGACCAGCCCACCTTTTCCATTACCGTGGAGATCTTCATCTTTATAAACTCGCTCAGCATAAGGAAGCACTCTGAGTACTTAAGAATGCGTCTCCACTTTTCTAGATGTCTTAGTGCCAGAGCCATAGGTCCATAGTGCGTCTCACTGGGAAGATATTGAATCATGTTCATGGTGATCTCGCAGGGCAGCAGATTTGCATGACAAAGCGTAAAGGCATCCGACAATAGACCCAAGCGATCCTGTAAgataattcattttataattatttgtttaaatagacAGATCAATTATTCTGTATTTACCTCACTGGTGAAGCGTTTGGGATTTGTGGCCAACTCTTCAATAAGACTTGCCCAATTATCGTCATTGTAGACCACGCGATAATAACCGTTTTGTATGGCATTCACTTTTATCCATTTGACGTTCTCCGGCACATTGAAGGTTActgcaaaataaatgtttataataatGTAATACTAGTAGTAATTACTAAGAACTCACCATCCACATTCTGCATCCAGAGGGTTTCGCTCACGTTGTTTATATCTGTAACATAGGTGACTGGGAAGATCCACTTCATGTGTGGCACTGCCTTGTGTTTGCTACCCTGCGTTGTGGGTGCCACTGTACTCGGCATATCCGTGGCATTCAGTGCCGTCTTATTGTAGTTATTCCCATCGTACGAGTCGTCATGAATGGCTAGAAATTCGGCTGGTCGGAAGGGTCTTTGCGAGATGGAGATGCTATTGCCCATTTTGGTAACCGTAAGAAGGGGGAAACCCGGCTGATGCGTCCACAGAGTCATCATATCCTTGATATTCTTCGAACCATTCGCTTTCTTCGTGCAAATGGTCCAGAGATCTGTTGGCTCGGCGGTCCTGAATCGATTTACCTTGAGGAACGAACCGAGGCAGCCCCTAAATCGATCCTCACCGATGGCCGTGTGCAACATGGAGAATATGGCCGCCGTCTTCTGGACAAAGAACTCCTCGTTGTTGCCATCGTGACTGGTGCCATTCATAATGCTGTCCCATCCCTGGATGGCATCAATGTCCAATGCCGCCGTGGCCATCTTCAAGAGGTACATCTCCCTCAGGGGCCAGCTCTCCTGCAGTGGAGCCAAGGCATGGATGCCCAAGTACTGGATCAGTCCTTCCCATAGCCACACATCTTTGAGCACCTTGCGCGAAGTGATTCCACCAAAAAACTGCCTCACCATCGCCTCGGCAACACGCAAGGCGCTAAACTGATATTGCTCCGAGGTTATCGAACTCGGGTCCGTCAGAAACGAGGTTTTTAGCGTGACCAAGCCCAGCGAGGAAATCATATTACGATCCAGCGAAGGCAACGCCACAAAGTCCACTTTCGTGAGCGGATAACTGATGTCCAACCAGGTTTGCAGATACTCCAGAACGTCCCGCGATGTGTGCAGAATAAAGGAGGAGCGAATCAGCAGATCCCTGGGCGCATAGAAGGTGTACGAGGGAGCTCGCTTTATCGACGACCCGGTGGACTGGGAAAGTGACGTTAAATTCGATGGCTTTCCGTTACCATTGAGATTCACTGGCCAAGCTGTCGTGGTCGTGGGCTGAACAACTGTGAGGTTTTGGCGCGGCGTCAGGTTGACATTCAACGAATGAGTCAGGGCAGTGATGTTTCGTACCGGCGGGTTTTTCCCCTTCAGCTGGGTGTAGTTAATCAGCTGGGCGGACTTTTTGCCACCCACTCCGGCTCCTGGTGGCGCTGGTGTCGTCGGCATATATGCCGCCGAGGGCTGCAGGGACTCGCGCTGGAAGTCGCTTACCACCCAGGCCACCGCATCGGCAGGCAGTGGCGGCGTCTCTATAAAGTCATCGCGGAGCTGtggaaaaattgaattttaaatcttttatcTATGTGCATATATTCTGCTTTGTACTCACCAATCCCGTGCCCATGTAGAAGCCCACGTCCTCGGTGGTGTGCACAATGGAGTTGGATAGGCCAATGTGGAAGCGATCCCGGAACACGGAGATGCGGAATGGCGCCCGAACGTGCGGCTCATCGAAGCAGGGAAACGCTCGTCTTGCACCATTCGGCCGGAAAACTGTGGCAGCTAGTAATCTAAAATCGGAGaaatataaaagtaaattaataaatatttaaaaaaaattatgtaaaatattctacattccaaatttacaattcGATACAAGTTTAAATAGCTTATGATAAAAAGTTAAGGATCGCTcccaaaaagtttttaattaggtatatcgtttcgtttcatgcaatggaaataattataattcaaataaaaaagccAAATCAACCACTTGAACATAAAGTAAACTACAAGTTCTGGCCATTACTTTAAGTAAAGGAGCGCATTAAAAGGAGCTTTACCTTTCCACGCCGTTGGAGCTCTCGTACTGGTCCACATAGAAACCCTCGGGCTCCGGATTGAGCTTGGAGTACCAGCGCAGGTTGAGGGTATAATTGGACTTCTTCTTCAGCTTCTCCTTCACCTCGATGTAGAGCTGCTGCCGAGGTGGAAACTCCAGCACCTTGACAATCTTGAGGGCGTATCCCTTGGGCCCCGGGGTTACGATGGCCTGCAACCGAAACGGGAATGCAATCAATGGACGCACTCGAGCCAAACGCTAATTGGCTTAATTTGAATGCCGCCGGACCGGCACTGACTTACCTTCTCGGTGACGTTGAGGTCCTGGATGTGCAGCACAATGAAATTGGTCTCTTTCTCCACGTGCAAATCGATGGTGACTTGACCTGTCCAGGAGGAAATATGAATCAGAAAATCGAATGAATTGAAAGTCAGACAATCGAATTGAAGTTCTATCGAGAATTGCGATGAGGGTGGAAATCTGcccacttaaaaatattaaaccaaACTGAACAACAAAGAAATCgaatatttcaaatgaaaaaggtttctttaaaaagtaatataatttaattaggcATTGGAACTATTATAAAtctatattttgaataaataaatagcaatATTTTTAGGACTTACCCTTAACATCCAGTGTCGTCAGGTTGGGATGGATGGTGACCATGTAGCGCAGGGGGCGCACACTGGTGGGCAGCATCTTCTCCAGCCAGGGAAAGGGCTCCCCGTTGGTGGCAATCGGGTTGAAGGGCAGCGTGTTGTTCTCTTCATCCGTTTCGTAACCGGAAACCGTTTTCGATCCGCAGGAGCAGTCTGCAAGGATAGTCAAGGTGCGTAATCAGTATCGGTTCCGTTTCAGGACTCGTTACTCTTCTTTTTCGCGGACGACTCTTTAGGGGATTCGTAGCTAAGTTCGTTAAAGCAAATTGCATTATACACAAtcaacagagagagagagagagttaaGGGGGAGTTCATCTAAGTCGGGGTAGGGGGTTAGCATAAAGAAAAGCTAGCAGTAAATCTGTTTAATAATTGGATTCGGTTCAAGTCATTAGCACATCTAGTGGGGTGAACGGAACTCAAACGGGGGAGGTCACAAATGAGGATTTATTCTAGCTGAATGTCGCGAATATTCGAATGGAGTCATATCAATAGCAGTGGAAATGGTTATAGATCTAACGATTATAATCCGTAAGCAATCTCGAATCCAACGTAAAAATCTACAACGTTAACAAAAGTAAAgtactaaaattaaaacaattaattcgATTAATaattgataataaataaattattaaaaagttgttttgaatatttaaaattgtcgtTTCTTATGTTATTTCACTGTATGTATTGTACTTAAACTGTAGATGTCCTTCTATATAGTGGTATCAGTGCAATTTCTCGACACAATTTCTAATTAATAGTGTGTATTAAAGTCATCTATGTATGACGAATATCTGGCCTAGCAATGACTCATCTTATGATCAGTGATATTTAGTATTTACAATGAGCactgaaattaaaacaacTCGATCTTTCCCACTAGCGAAATATAACCGAAAAAGGATCTAACATCTAGAGATAGAAAATACGGAAATAATAAGAGAGGAAAGGATAAGTAGGAAACAATATATGATCAATGACATCAACATGCCGAAGGATTACATAGATTGTCATGGCTATTTACCAGTTTAGAAGTATTCGGGTTTGGCATAATTGTTACTCACATTTCAACCAATCAATCAAACAAGCATTTAAgagaaatatttcatatttttcaaagattcatatataataaacatttggTATACAAAGTCGAAGGCAAAAGGAAACGATAATgggaaacaaacaaacaatggTCAAGAGAAACTAAACAGATATTATTATGGGTATATATACTGGTATACGAGGGTCGTGGAAAATGTGTAAAGCTGGTCGAACTCACTAATTGGATCGGCGGAAGCAGAAGTTAAAGCTATGCGGCGGCAAATGCTGATTGATAATCGAGCTTGCAGCAGGGAAAATTAACTTTCCACCCGACATGTGTCTGTGTACACTTTCCTCCCCTATCCACAAACACTCTTTCCTGCGGCTTGTTTTCCCATTCCCTTGGGTTAATGCAATTATCCCCCAATGCATTTAGCCCCATTAAGTATGCAACAGAAACTTCCAGCGAGCATGTGAGTGTTTGCACTTTGCATAATTCCGCAATTGAATATGGCCAGGGACACAGGCACAGAGTACCAGGTCGAGGCCTACGGATCCATTGGGGACAGCAGGGAGGAGGGGGTATCAGGTGATGCAGTTGCATCTATTTATACGCGGAATGAAACTTAATATGGTTAAAAGCATATTACTCGAGGCTAAATGGATTGCTTGGCCAGATGGTTTATGACCTGCTTTGAGCGCCGCCGGTCAAGGAATTCAATTACCCTTCGTATGGATTTATTGGGCCCCAACTTTGAACCTTGAGGCGGCTTTAGTCATTGATACTTGGCTGGCGTGGAGAATGGGCTACATTATTCATGATTTCCCTTCACACATGTTGATTTATGACTTTAGCATTTGCAATATTATACACCTTTATTTGGCACGATTCTGCTTAAAGTTTCCGCCTTTAATCAATGGGGTTTCCTTAAACTTAAGGCATTATTATTTTCCTAATTGTAAATATCGATATACTTGATAATATTTTGCATGGAActtcattaaatttattatttaaaggaAGTCTAAAACCCTTTCTCAATCCTAGAAACCTCCATTCAGGAAACTAAATTATATTCTTCTATTGTTCCATTCACGTCAAGCTGAAACCCTCATTTACAATTTCCCATTTTTAAAGCTGTCAAATTTCGGAGACCCTTTCGATGCCACAAAGGCGGCTTGGCTTTCTCCTCCGCCCAATTGACTACATATCCTGTCGCCCCCAATAAAGGCGTAATCaagtaacaacaacaaagaggGTGACCCCAACCGCTcctttctgttctgttctgtttttgTGGATGGAACGGAAAAAAGGAACGAGGTGAATAtgctcgaaaaaaaaagctggtagaaagaaaggaaaagaaacGAAACGGAGTGAGGATGGCGGTGCTCTGCGAGCACGGGTAATGTGGCACGGGTCTTGGGGCACGGGGCAAACCTACCGTTCTGTGGTCCGGCGTAGGCGATGATGATGGCCGTCAGCAGCAGCGAGCCGAGAACGATTCCGGCCACAAGAAGAGCTCGGCGCTGTGAGCAGACGGCCACTCCGGTGCGCGTCTGCCGTCCGCCGCTCGATTCGCCACCTGTCAAAAAGAAACGGAGAAACGgccaaaatgtaattaaactCCGCATAAAAGTCATAGTGGGGGTTGTGCAAATATTTCATCCGGTTGGGTTGCATTGCAATTGCCGCTGGAGTTGAGTgcaattccttaaaaataacacaaaactGAGCTCAGCTttgtggaaaataaaagtacTTGATTTCCGTTCGAAAGAGCAACAGAGTGCAAGGTTCTTAGATctaatcattttaattaagaGTGTGATTATATGAGAGtatgatatttatataatattatattttattatatatatcctTTTATAAGATTCCTGAAACTTACCGGACAGAAAGGCACAGTCATCGAGGTCCGGATCATTTGTCATCTCGATGCGCTCGCGACGCCAAATCTTCGAGCCTCTCTGACCACCGCCGACGACCGAAATCTTAACGGGGCCGGTGTCTCTGTGTCTTCCGGCCAATACGTACGCTTGCTAACCCGTGGCCGTAAACGAAATGGGGCTCGAAATCGGAACCGAAACCGCAGCGAACCCGTTGAATCACAAGAATCTCGAAAATCTGGCGCACCGCAAATAATTGCCGACCTATTTGCTCTAGAAGGGAAATCACAATCACTTTATGGCCAATACAGGTCGAACCCTTTTTCCAGAACCCCCTTTTCTTTGCAGTCACGTGCTCTTCATAGTTTATTCACAGCCAATGCCCGAAATGGATTTCTTGATTACTGTGCTTATGGATTTTTCGTTTGCACCCCTTTGCCAATAAATCGAATGCCAAAAAGTGAAGCACCTTTCAGGAGTTGTTAATAGGGTGCTTAAAAATgtacataaaaaattatttgaactgaactcttacttttacataaattaaatctttATTATCTATATcttggttttgtttatttattattaaaattattctaaaagAATCCTTTCTTGCTTTCGACGCTTATGGATTTTTCATATTCCACCTCGTAGACCACCAAATCGACTGCCAAAAACTGAGACGCCTTTGACGAGTTGATAATCGGGCGAACagaaatatacatacataattTATGCAGATAGCACTTTCGTTTGGCTTTTCCTTAGCCGGCTCTT
This portion of the Drosophila takahashii strain IR98-3 E-12201 chromosome 3R, DtakHiC1v2, whole genome shotgun sequence genome encodes:
- the LOC108061418 gene encoding endoplasmic reticulum aminopeptidase 2 isoform X2, with the translated sequence MLCCGFCCGNMSKRDYKVATTDGIELEPLGGEKCEKDKDKDKEKQTNGVTFGGESSGGRQTRTGVAVCSQRRALLVAGIVLGSLLLTAIIIAYAGPQNDCSCGSKTVSGYETDEENNTLPFNPIATNGEPFPWLEKMLPTSVRPLRYMVTIHPNLTTLDVKGQVTIDLHVEKETNFIVLHIQDLNVTEKAIVTPGPKGYALKIVKVLEFPPRQQLYIEVKEKLKKKSNYTLNLRWYSKLNPEPEGFYVDQYESSNGVERLLAATVFRPNGARRAFPCFDEPHVRAPFRISVFRDRFHIGLSNSIVHTTEDVGFYMGTGLLRDDFIETPPLPADAVAWVVSDFQRESLQPSAAYMPTTPAPPGAGVGGKKSAQLINYTQLKGKNPPVRNITALTHSLNVNLTPRQNLTVVQPTTTTAWPVNLNGNGKPSNLTSLSQSTGSSIKRAPSYTFYAPRDLLIRSSFILHTSRDVLEYLQTWLDISYPLTKVDFVALPSLDRNMISSLGLVTLKTSFLTDPSSITSEQYQFSALRVAEAMVRQFFGGITSRKVLKDVWLWEGLIQYLGIHALAPLQESWPLREMYLLKMATAALDIDAIQGWDSIMNGTSHDGNNEEFFVQKTAAIFSMLHTAIGEDRFRGCLGSFLKVNRFRTAEPTDLWTICTKKANGSKNIKDMMTLWTHQPGFPLLTVTKMGNSISISQRPFRPAEFLAIHDDSYDGNNYNKTALNATDMPSTVAPTTQGSKHKAVPHMKWIFPVTYVTDINNVSETLWMQNVDVTFNVPENVKWIKVNAIQNGYYRVVYNDDNWASLIEELATNPKRFTSEDRLGLLSDAFTLCHANLLPCEITMNMIQYLPSETHYGPMALALRHLEKWRRILKYSECFLMLSEFIKMKISTVMEKVGWSDDGDVATRLLRPEVLLASVLWEDIDSITKAKNMLNQYLYYNGSAIQPNLREVVYTGSILSGEYIYWQHCWERFVNLQRTSETFVERMQLLRALGRTKDAWLQNRLLSHVTMLPTEEVVQVLKAIAGTPTGGAMACRFLQAKWFELEKRLGPGTISFAKVISAITQYGATKFDYDELKSLVHRFGRGQGMSVLNMTLSSVASNVEWVARSQTSLYKWVEGNLHSHR
- the LOC108061418 gene encoding endoplasmic reticulum aminopeptidase 2 isoform X1, yielding MTNDPDLDDCAFLSGGESSGGRQTRTGVAVCSQRRALLVAGIVLGSLLLTAIIIAYAGPQNDCSCGSKTVSGYETDEENNTLPFNPIATNGEPFPWLEKMLPTSVRPLRYMVTIHPNLTTLDVKGQVTIDLHVEKETNFIVLHIQDLNVTEKAIVTPGPKGYALKIVKVLEFPPRQQLYIEVKEKLKKKSNYTLNLRWYSKLNPEPEGFYVDQYESSNGVERLLAATVFRPNGARRAFPCFDEPHVRAPFRISVFRDRFHIGLSNSIVHTTEDVGFYMGTGLLRDDFIETPPLPADAVAWVVSDFQRESLQPSAAYMPTTPAPPGAGVGGKKSAQLINYTQLKGKNPPVRNITALTHSLNVNLTPRQNLTVVQPTTTTAWPVNLNGNGKPSNLTSLSQSTGSSIKRAPSYTFYAPRDLLIRSSFILHTSRDVLEYLQTWLDISYPLTKVDFVALPSLDRNMISSLGLVTLKTSFLTDPSSITSEQYQFSALRVAEAMVRQFFGGITSRKVLKDVWLWEGLIQYLGIHALAPLQESWPLREMYLLKMATAALDIDAIQGWDSIMNGTSHDGNNEEFFVQKTAAIFSMLHTAIGEDRFRGCLGSFLKVNRFRTAEPTDLWTICTKKANGSKNIKDMMTLWTHQPGFPLLTVTKMGNSISISQRPFRPAEFLAIHDDSYDGNNYNKTALNATDMPSTVAPTTQGSKHKAVPHMKWIFPVTYVTDINNVSETLWMQNVDGEFLVITTSITLL